In Solanum pennellii chromosome 7, SPENNV200, the following are encoded in one genomic region:
- the LOC107024625 gene encoding pentatricopeptide repeat-containing protein At4g31070, mitochondrial, with the protein MGKIMKRFISTLSSPFSEVHNTIKQLVVKGKYDQALELYTAKVHCSHTSSTFLLPSIIKACVHDQLFGFQLHSYVLKNGYSSESAISNSLISMYAKFFETKTAYQLFDTMPDRDIISWNSMINCYYMNGYLLESLELFKEMYNVHGFVPKPELIASVVSACVQTKNFKLGRAIHALTIVDERMETSIFLTTALVDFYWKCCEPDLAFLVFQRMEVKNEVSWTAMISGCVAEELHTEAVELFRSMQFENVKPNRVTLTSLLPACAELKYGKEIHGYAFRHGFDSDAKFSSAVVHMYSGCGGALQTIKNVFDRSTKKDVVMWTALITSYTRNKSSCQEAIKLFNEMLLSGIQPNDVTLLALICACTNLLSVCHGRGMHGYAFTSGLSSHLFIGNSLINMYSKCGFLKDSAQVFQEMSIRDSASWSALINAYGTHGFGDKALELFNEMKESGIKTDSIALLAILSACNHCCLFEEGKEIFDEASKDSITVELYACYIDLLGRAGKLEDASEVISRMPIKPTNRIWSSLISSCKLHGRLEVAERLAHKLAKSEPENAANYALLSLVYAESGNWPGVEDIRRDMKDRKLRKSYGFSRIQLDDKIL; encoded by the coding sequence ATgggaaaaataatgaaaaggttcatatcaacTTTATCATCACCATTTTCAGAAGTTCACAACACAATCAAACAGTTGGTTGTGAAGGGAAAATATGATCAAGCCCTTGAGCTCTACACTGCAAAAGTTCACTGCTCTCATACAAGTAGTACCTTCCTTCTTCCTTCAATCATCAAAGCTTGTGTTCATGATCAATTATTTGGTTTTCAGCTTCATAGCTATGTCCTCAAAAATGGGTATTCATCAGAATCTGCAATATCTAATTCTCTTATATCAATGTATGCGAAATTCTTCGAAACAAAAACTGCGTACCAACTGTTTGATACAATGCCGGATAGAGATATCATCTCCTGGAATTCAATGATAAATTGCTATTATATGAATGGATATTTGTTAGAATCATTGGAGTTGTTTAAGGAGATGTATAATGTACATGGTTTTGTGCCAAAACCTGAGTTAATTGCTAGTGTTGTATCTGCTTGTGTTCAGACCAAGAATTTTAAACTAGGAAGAGCTATCCATGCTCTTACAATAGTTGATGAAAGAATGGAAACTTCGATTTTCTTGACAACTGCTTTGGTAGATTTTTATTGGAAATGCTGTGAGCCAGATTTGgcttttcttgtttttcagAGAATGGAAGTGAAAAATGAAGTCTCCTGGACTGCCATGATATCTGGATGTGTAGCTGAGGAGTTGCATACCGAAGCGGTTGAATTATTTCGTTCAATGCAGTTTGAAAATGTTAAACCAAATAGAGTTACATTGACTAGTCTATTACCAGCTTGTGCTGAGTTGAAGTATGGAAAAGAGATTCATGGATATGCATTTCGCCATGGGTTTGACTCGGATGCTAAATTTTCATCTGCTGTTGTACACATGTATTCTGGATGTGGGGGAGCATTGCAGACCATAAAGAATGTATTCGATCGGTCAACTAAAAAAGATGTAGTAATGTGGACTGCTCTCATAACGAGCTATACTCGAAATAAATCTAGTTGTCAAGAAGCTATAAAGCTTTTCAATGAGATGTTGCTGAGTGGAATTCAACCAAATGATGTTACATTATTAGCACTAATTTGTGCTTGTACTAATCTACTATCGGTATGCCATGGGCGAGGAATGCATGGATATGCTTTTACAAGTGGTCTTAGTTCACATTTGTTCATTGGTAACTCCCTCATAAACATGTATTCAAAATGTGGTTTTCTGAAGGACTCCGCTCAAGTTTTCCAGGAGATGTCTATAAGAGATTCTGCATCATGGAGTGCCTTAATCAATGCTTATGGGACTCATGGTTTTGGAGATAAAGCGTTGGAACTttttaatgaaatgaaagagaGTGGGATAAAGACTGATTCAATTGCATTACTTGCTATTCTATCAGCATGTAATCACTGCTGTCTTTTTGAGGAAGGAAAGGAGATCTTTGATGAAGCATCAAAGGACTCAATTACTGTGGAGCTCTATGCTTGCTACATTGATCTCCTGGGAAGGGCAGGTAAGCTAGAAGATGCCAGTGAGGTCATTAGCAGAATGCCTATTAAACCTACCAACAGAATTTGGAGCTCCCTGATTTCTTCTTGTAAATTACATGGAAGACTTGAAGTTGCAGAGCGTTTGGCTCATAAACTCGCCAAATCTGAACCTGAAAATGCTGCTAATTATGCTTTGTTAAGCTTGGTATATGCTGAATCTGGAAACTGGCCTGGGGTGGAAGATATAAGGCGAGACATGAAAGATAGAAAACTGAGGAAAAGCTACGGGTTCAGCAGAATCCAGCTAGATGACAAAATTTTGTAA